A single region of the Neisseria zoodegmatis genome encodes:
- a CDS encoding lipoprotein signal peptidase, protein MQNPHLRRISALCAARSFAYLYDMSALAVLLRLELHPHLRVLQRSQAV, encoded by the coding sequence TTGCAAAACCCCCATCTGCGGCGCATTTCTGCGTTGTGCGCTGCTCGCTCGTTTGCCTATCTATATGATATGTCTGCACTCGCTGTGCTGCTACGTCTTGAACTGCATCCACATCTGAGGGTTTTGCAAAGGTCTCAGGCCGTCTGA